CCACGAATCCACGATgtgtacaaaaattaacaaaaatcatCCGTTTTATTCCAAAACGTCTTTGCCTCCCAATATAGAAACTGTTGTATTGGCGCGctctaccaccaccaccaccaccaccaccacaactcAGACAGTCCTCTGTAGCCATCGGTGCGaacttcttctctctctctctctctctctctctctctctctctctcttactttgTGTTTCTCAGTTTCTGaatttcattgtatttatatgttGATTTTACTGATTCCAGTTCATTGGTTAATTGGAAGGCTTTCACTCCTTTGTGCCTGAATCATTTAATTTCCATCTTCTAATATTCATTTCAAATCATcttaattttcatattttgcTCACATCTTCTCTCCTCTCAGAAAAACCCCGCAGCCGCTGTATtgtatttagtttgcaaatattattttttagggttccAGAAATTCGAAAAAATTGGTGTTGGTTTATTCTATGGCTAATGATATGCAAATTTTTGGTTTCTGTGAACTTCGGTTTTCTGCACGACTCTAGTGTAAGAGTTCAAAACTTAATTTAGATGTGAACATTACAACATGGCATACTGCGCACGGTCTTTTCGAGTTCAGTTGAGGCATTTCATCACACACTTGGTGGGCCTGTCAGACATTTTCTTAGCCATGCCCTCGATGGCTTGTTGGCACCTccaggtctttttttttttttttttttttttcttaaagacaCCAGCTGTCATCTGTACATAGCTCCGTTGAGTCTCGGTAGGATCTCATAGGATTCTTGTAGGACCATAAGAACCATTTTTTCCAGCTTCCGTAGGGTTCCCGGACCCAATATGTGCATTAATGGATCCTCCGTTACATATATAGATGATTTTTTGTATGCAATGATGAACCTTGAATGAGGACCTAAAGCGTAGACGGTTTTAATTGTTGAAATTCGTTATTCAGACGGTCTTAGAATTAAGGGCATCCTTAAAGTAGAAAGACCATATATTTGCATAGATAAATCTTTTGCAAAAAGTTCAACTTTTTTAACTTTAGAGCGTCTAATTTTCATATTCAAAACGTCTCTAATTAGAAAAATGAGGGACAAGCTAAAGAGGGATGTGTGAGAGGTTAAAAATGGTGTGTGAAAATCAACTCTTTCTTCTAATACACAAAATGCTTATGGTCATTGAATTGTCCAAAAGTAGTAAATCAGGGATGACACAATTCGCATCAAGTGTGGCAGTGTGCTTGTATCTTGTTCTTATAAGGAGAAGTTTCGGTTCCTTCATCTCTTGTTCTCTGGTTATACAGTTTGATATGTTGCATTTACATGCATCCTATGGTTAGTCTATTGGGAGCATTTAGAGGAAATGTTGAATACTCAATACGAAAAGTTTATCGAGGCATAAAATCGGTGCAAAGGAGTTACATGGTAACATAAAGCataactattattattattttgcagtAATCAATCAAGTTCTGCTATGCTTTTATGGTTACCCTTCATTTCGGAGTATAGGTTTTGGCTATTGAAATGATGCAGAATAATATCTAGGATATTATTTATGTTCTTATTTATTATGGAATTAAGATTATCTACTGGTGTTGATATTTCCTTACAGCCTATATATCAGTGGTTATTGCAGAAGTCTGAGGCAGAGAGGGAAATAAAGGGAGAAGCAAAAGACTAACCACGGTGGCCACTATGTCAACGACATACATTTTCCCACAACTTTCTTCTCTTTTCGTCACATCAATGTCAGTGATTAGCTTCACAATATTAGCCGTGTATGGGTTCTTGGAGCTAAGAGAAAAGCACTTACACTATTCCAAGTTCTGGAATTCCGGTTCTAAAACCTTTGCTGTAAAGGAAATCAAACTATCTAGTAGAACAGGCATGCTGATAACTTATACTCCGGCATTTCTTGCAGCTGTGGCATCCTTTGTGATTTATCCTCAAGAGGATATCAGAATGCTGTTGTTGTCTTCGGCTCTGACAATTCACTTTTTGAAAAGGATTTTAGAGGTACTAGTActactcccccccccccctcttcccctttatttttctctttccaTATATGGCCAAGAAATGCACAAGCTcacttgatgatttttttagtaTATAGTCTCCTCTAGCTATATtagtaaaggtcgtacccagtgcacaaggctcccgctttacgcagggtctgtattagtaaattaaaaaaaaaaccccgaGAACTAGAAGGTTtgtagaaaaacacttcaacaGCTCAATTGGAGAAATGAAAACCTTCATAAAAAATCACTTTGTCATGCTCTAATTGATTCTTGGTTTTGAAATTCCTTTTGTGTTCCAATGTAAGCTGGATGTAAGTTGGGGTTTTCTCTAAagtattgagtttgaagtgtttttttatttctaaagtGTGATGTTATAAAGGACTTATACGTGAAAACCCTACCTAAAATGAGTCTGATATTTTATTGTTGCATGTCAACTAGTAAAACCTGGTAGCTAGGACTATTCAGCTCTATCCTCCAGGGAAGAAGTTTTAGCTTTTAAATATGGTTGGTATCATTAACAATAATTTCAACTATTAATCAAGTCACGGAAAATATGGCCTTTCGTGTTTTCTAGGTTCTTTTTGTTCACAAGTACAGCGGAGGAATGATCCTTGATAGTGCTGTTATCATCTCTCTTAGTTATGGTGTGTGTACTGCAAGCGTGACTTATGCTCAATCCTTAACGAAAGGGCTTCCAGAGCCATCAATCGATTTGAAGTACCTTGGCTGTCTGCTGTTTATACTGGGGATTTCTGGCAATTTCTACCATCACTGCCTTCTTTCGAGAATGAGGAGGTTACAGGGTGACAAGGAATATAAGATTCCCAAGGGTGGTTTGTTTGGAATCATTATATGCCCTCACTATCTCTTTGAAATCATAGGATTTGTAGGGCTTGCTCTTATTTCTCAAACTCTCTATGGATTCTCCTTCACCACAGGTTCAGCGTTATACTTGATCGCAAGGAGCTACGTGACGAGAAGATGGTATGTGTCCAAGTTTGAAGATTTTCCCAAAAATGTTAAGGCTCTCATTCCTTATGTTCTATAGATcaaatgttttgaatttgattgtAATCGTTTATTTATAAATGATCCGTTTGGCTATTTAGGCCTAGTtcggtattgctgtgcttttaGAAAAACTGATTATACTTTgttatgagaataaacaattgtaaAATGAAGCAGTAAAGTGCTTGGTAAACTCTAGTTGTGTGTGTTAAGTATTCggtaaatttttatataaaactgTTGTGAATGtataaaatgaccaaaatgagtATGGTGGTGGATGTGATCTTATCATGGTTATCTttagttattatttttttttttcttaatcttTTTCTTCGTTgcctcattttcttctttcttcattaCCTCCACCTTGCATCTCTCCCATTTTTCTTCGTTGCCTCCGCCCTGCTTCTCTCCCACCAATCCATGGCTTCGCCCTCACTCAATGTAACACTATTGCTAATAGGCAAATCCAGTATCTGTTTTATGTTAGCAAAGTGAAGTAACTACCAATATAGCAGTAAAAgcaaggatttggatcctctcctgagccaaTGGAGAGGTCCTTCTGACCAACAATTGTAGAcagttggattttcatccaacggttataattattataactttaaagagaCTCATTGTTTGTAgccattggataaaaatccaataGCCCAAAATGTTTGGTCAGGAGAATCCTCTCCTGCCTCCAAATCCGTAAAAGTAGGACGTAAGGCGGATTGGTGAGTGACGCGTAAGAACCTGCCCCTGGTGGAGAGCCCACGGAATGGTCTCTCCCATCCTTCTCTACCAACCCCCACCCTCAAATACCCTTTTTCCAGATCAAACCAATAACACTTGGCTTTGAGAAAGTCAATTGAAGCACCAAAAAACAAGAATTCAATCTGTTGTCATGTGCGCAAAAGTTAAGACATTCTGCTTGAGGGATTTTTCCATTACAACAGCAGAATTCATTACCAAATTAGTAATTTAATCAAAAAGCATGGTAACTATTCTGTAGTATGAGATGACATATTGTGCTTGAAACTACACTCTGCATCGTCTTCGTCGAGCGTAAGTGTGTAGCTGCACGTCACCCTTGGACTCCTTACGATCACGGCAGAGTGGGCTCCCACAGAGACATTGAAACGCAGTCCTAGGATGATCACGCTCACGAAAGTCAATGCCATAGTCCTGCAACAACAGAGACATATGAAAGCTGGACCTTGATGCCAAACAAACACTAATAACatttatgtgtatatatatcatatattggTGAACCCCTCCTACCCAAGTGAGCTCCTCCATAGCAGCAATGTTTCTTGTTGTGAAAAGGGCAAGctgcaagaaggaagaaaaaaataagcTCGTGTTTACTGTATCCGTATGAAGAAATGCATTGACTAGTTCTAGTCGTAAAAACAAGATTGAAAGGACGAGGTCATTAATTGTTTAGAAATCATACATGATAATAGTGATGATCCGGGGTCTCCACTTCAACAGGAATCTCAACCAAGGTAGCATCAGAACATCTGAACAATATATGTACTATTAATATACAATCAAGATACTGAAGAATAAAAACCGTTCAGGTATATATATACTCGACTGACACAGAGACAGCTTGAATGAGAAACATGGTGTTTCAATAAAGAAATTATAATACATTCTGAGATTGAATGATTCTTGTCCATGATCGTATTAATTACCATTCATTTAGTTTATTGAATGCCACACATTCGTCCAATATTTCAGATATTTATATTGCAGGATAAAGTttgaatttgtatttgtacAACAGATTAGTCACTGGACGATAGCGGAACTTTTAAGTTTGCATGCAATCTACGACAGAATAAAGAAACTGGGCAGTCCACAGAGAAGATTTCATGTTCATGCCCAAGATATTTGTAGGGGAGTCCTGTTATGGAACCGGTTATCTTTGGCAGCGGATAAAGAAACTGAAAAccaggtaaaggaacagcagcGAGTAAAGAAACTGGAAACAACGTAAAGGAACAGCAACTATTATCATCGTTGTTGATCAAGTGCATCAGATTTTCTTCCTATAAATGTATATAAATGTGTCTATATTAAGCTAACATTACTTCGCCCGTAATAGTGCAAGTAGATATATCCAGTAAGAGGCAGAAATATTTTTACCATCAGCAGAAATAGAATATTGTTTCATCCCCTGCGGCGAAAAGCAAGAAAAGAAACAccaaacaataattattataacaAAAAAGTTCAACGTTGGCGGAAGGGGGAGGAGGAAGTGTTCTGTGTATATAGAGTATGAATGTTCACACCTGTGATTGATAAATCTTGCAACATTTCCATAAACAGTAGCGTCCAAGCAAAGTGCCTCTTCATCTTTCAA
This is a stretch of genomic DNA from Malus domestica chromosome 02, GDT2T_hap1. It encodes these proteins:
- the LOC108173539 gene encoding uncharacterized protein; the protein is MSTTYIFPQLSSLFVTSMSVISFTILAVYGFLELREKHLHYSKFWNSGSKTFAVKEIKLSSRTGMLITYTPAFLAAVASFVIYPQEDIRMLLLSSALTIHFLKRILEVLFVHKYSGGMILDSAVIISLSYGVCTASVTYAQSLTKGLPEPSIDLKYLGCLLFILGISGNFYHHCLLSRMRRLQGDKEYKIPKGGLFGIIICPHYLFEIIGFVGLALISQTLYGFSFTTGSALYLIARSYVTRRWYVSKFEDFPKNVKALIPYVL